From one Aquicella siphonis genomic stretch:
- a CDS encoding tyrosine-type recombinase/integrase produces the protein MRVQESTRCTSKREAQEYEEKRRKEVRHQILLGKKPKRKWAEAVLRWLDEMQHKRSLYDDVSHFKWLQAHLNPYTLDEITKDVIEKIARIKEAAGCKAATVNRMLCVIRALLNRAHKQWEWIDRVPAFPTRHVDNARIRWITRAEADRLLGELPGHLKAMAAFTLATGLRAGNVANLKWAEINFKLKHAVVHPDESKNKKPLGVPLNADAMAILKEQKGKHPTYVFTYRGKPVTQINTKAWRNAVRRAGIKNFRWHDLRHTWASWHVQSGTSLPELVELGGWATFEMVLRYAHLSSSHLTQAADRISSGANMVKSKSEGGKNES, from the coding sequence ATCAGAGTGCAGGAATCGACTCGATGCACTAGCAAAAGAGAGGCGCAAGAATATGAAGAAAAACGCCGAAAAGAAGTAAGGCACCAAATTTTATTAGGTAAAAAACCGAAAAGGAAATGGGCTGAGGCGGTATTGAGATGGTTAGACGAGATGCAACATAAGCGCAGTTTGTACGATGATGTGTCACACTTCAAATGGCTACAAGCCCACCTTAATCCCTACACGCTAGATGAAATAACCAAAGATGTGATTGAAAAGATTGCGCGTATAAAAGAGGCCGCCGGGTGCAAGGCCGCGACTGTAAACCGGATGTTATGCGTAATCCGCGCCCTATTAAACCGTGCGCATAAGCAATGGGAATGGATAGACCGCGTACCCGCTTTCCCTACCCGTCACGTTGATAATGCCCGCATACGCTGGATAACACGCGCTGAAGCCGACCGCTTGCTAGGTGAACTACCGGGGCACCTTAAGGCAATGGCCGCTTTTACACTTGCTACCGGCTTGCGTGCTGGCAACGTGGCAAACCTAAAATGGGCCGAAATCAATTTCAAGCTTAAGCACGCCGTGGTACACCCGGATGAAAGCAAAAACAAAAAGCCGCTAGGCGTGCCGCTTAATGCCGATGCCATGGCAATACTCAAGGAACAAAAGGGCAAGCACCCCACCTATGTATTCACCTACCGCGGCAAACCCGTTACCCAGATCAATACAAAGGCATGGCGCAATGCGGTAAGGCGCGCCGGTATTAAAAACTTCCGCTGGCACGACTTGCGGCATACCTGGGCAAGCTGGCACGTGCAAAGCGGCACAAGCTTGCCGGAACTTGTTGAGCTAGGCGGCTGGGCGACTTTTGAAATGGTTTTGCGGTATGCTCACCTAAGCAGTAGCCACCTTACGCAAGCCGCCGACCGTATCAGTAGCGGTGCAAATATGGTGAAATCTAAAAGTGAAGGCGGCAAGAATGAGAGTTAA
- a CDS encoding DUF924 family protein, with product MTDKIHELLDFWFGNLGSADLPTSDRTNLWFGENEAVKKKLLESFHMEYEAAASGALLEWAQTPRGRLALIILLDQFPRYIHRRSPQAFAYDQLAQKLCMEGLTHKMDQSLTLIERVFFYMPLVHSEDSGNQEKSIRLYQDLVSLSMSETTQIYQLFLAYAYAHFRVIKEFGRFPQRNKILGRESTDAELAFLKNT from the coding sequence ATGACAGATAAAATTCATGAACTCTTGGATTTCTGGTTTGGTAACCTGGGATCCGCTGATTTGCCCACAAGCGACCGCACCAACCTATGGTTTGGAGAAAATGAAGCCGTCAAAAAAAAGCTGCTTGAATCTTTTCATATGGAATATGAGGCTGCAGCCTCGGGTGCTCTTTTGGAGTGGGCGCAGACACCGCGTGGGCGTCTGGCTTTAATCATACTTCTGGATCAGTTTCCCCGCTATATTCACCGCCGGTCACCTCAGGCATTTGCGTATGATCAATTGGCGCAAAAACTTTGCATGGAAGGGTTGACTCATAAAATGGACCAGTCTCTCACCCTGATCGAGCGCGTGTTTTTTTACATGCCGCTGGTGCATTCTGAAGATTCGGGGAACCAGGAAAAATCCATACGTTTGTATCAAGATCTTGTTTCTTTATCCATGAGTGAAACCACGCAGATTTACCAATTGTTTCTGGCCTATGCTTACGCGCATTTCCGTGTGATCAAGGAATTCGGACGGTTTCCCCAGAGGAATAAAATTCTGGGGCGCGAATCCACCGATGCAGAACTAGCATTTCTAAAGAATACATAA
- a CDS encoding L,D-transpeptidase produces MIPLSLEVNIATQKMYLLRLGDIIREYDISTGKNGAGEQFGSEKTPRGLHVIRAKVGAGCPVNSVFVKRRPTGEIYTPELRARFPDRDWILTRIMWLSGLEAGKNRLGQVDTMRRYIYIHGTPDDVAMGVPGSRGCVRMRNADIIELFDAIPAGTRLLIKE; encoded by the coding sequence ATGATTCCGTTATCACTGGAAGTGAATATCGCGACACAAAAAATGTATTTGCTTAGACTAGGGGATATTATCAGGGAGTATGATATTTCCACCGGGAAAAATGGCGCAGGAGAACAATTTGGCAGTGAGAAGACACCCAGAGGATTGCATGTGATACGTGCCAAAGTGGGTGCCGGATGTCCAGTAAACTCGGTTTTCGTAAAAAGAAGGCCTACGGGTGAAATTTATACACCTGAATTGAGGGCCAGGTTTCCCGATCGTGACTGGATTCTGACGCGTATCATGTGGTTGAGTGGACTAGAGGCGGGAAAGAATCGTCTGGGCCAGGTCGACACAATGAGACGATATATTTATATTCACGGGACGCCTGATGATGTTGCCATGGGTGTGCCGGGTTCGCGCGGCTGTGTGCGTATGCGCAATGCGGACATTATAGAGCTTTTTGATGCCATTCCTGCGGGCACACGCCTCTTAATAAAGGAATAA
- a CDS encoding arginase, producing the protein MTELNFRLIGYSCGIAGADIHAGDGPIVMRKSGLLQDLSRQGYPFTWEAMITSPDFNALSIEKRVGLSCDALAREVSRLACAQVPFGVIGGDHTCAIGTWSGIYDALHEKGDFGLIWIDAHMDSHTPDTSITGRIHGMPLACLLGEGYDDLTGVLHPAPKLKPENICLIGVRSFEQGEADFLKRMNVRIFYMDEVKQRGFPAVLEDAVSHVSRHTFGYGISLDLDGIDPVEAPAVDVPEPDGIHAQDLLNGLSAISSDPRLIAAEIVEFDPSRDENRKTEKIIISVLQALHGGKQLQLRGRS; encoded by the coding sequence ATGACAGAATTGAATTTCAGACTTATTGGTTATTCGTGTGGTATCGCCGGTGCGGATATTCATGCTGGGGACGGCCCTATTGTCATGCGTAAATCAGGTTTATTGCAAGACTTGTCCAGGCAGGGTTACCCATTCACGTGGGAAGCCATGATTACCTCTCCTGACTTTAATGCATTGTCGATTGAAAAACGTGTCGGACTGTCCTGTGATGCGCTGGCCCGGGAGGTTTCACGTCTGGCTTGCGCCCAAGTGCCTTTCGGAGTGATAGGCGGTGATCACACTTGCGCGATCGGTACCTGGAGTGGAATATATGATGCTCTGCATGAAAAAGGCGATTTTGGGTTAATCTGGATTGACGCACACATGGATAGTCACACACCTGATACTTCGATAACTGGACGCATACACGGCATGCCGCTAGCCTGTCTGCTGGGGGAGGGATATGATGATCTCACGGGAGTGTTGCATCCTGCGCCCAAATTAAAACCGGAAAATATCTGTCTGATAGGTGTTCGCAGCTTTGAACAAGGTGAAGCGGATTTTTTGAAGAGAATGAATGTGCGTATATTTTATATGGATGAAGTCAAGCAGCGCGGGTTTCCAGCTGTCCTGGAAGATGCAGTGAGTCATGTGAGCAGGCATACGTTTGGATACGGCATATCGCTGGACCTGGATGGCATCGATCCTGTTGAGGCGCCCGCTGTCGATGTGCCTGAGCCGGATGGAATTCATGCCCAGGACTTATTGAATGGATTATCTGCAATCTCTTCTGATCCCAGGTTGATTGCGGCTGAAATTGTTGAGTTTGACCCCTCGCGCGATGAGAACCGGAAGACAGAAAAAATCATTATCTCGGTGTTGCAGGCCTTGCATGGCGGCAAACAGTTACAATTGAGAGGCCGCTCATGA
- a CDS encoding M20 family metallopeptidase, whose translation MIEQKTAYIDQLWDNSITPTLMEYIRIPNKSPQFDKNWREHGYMDQAVTLISQWCHSNAVENMQLEVVRLENRTPVIFIEIPGSNDDTVLLYGHLDKQPEMSGWDTDLHPWKPVLRGDRLYGRGSADDGYSTFASLAAIKSLRERQIPHARCVILIEACEESGSSDLPYYINALEQRIGKPSLVICLDSGCGNYDQLWVTTSLRGLVGGVLKIDVLRQGVHSGTGSGIVPSCFRVLRQLLDRIENRENGDIILSDLHVDIPQQRLQQADQAARVLGKSVFEDLPFLPGVQPESSSIADLIIRRTWKPALSVIGMDGIPLIENAGNVTLPTLSVKLSMRLPPSCDAEKAILTLKNCLERNPPLGAKVHYEVTDNGSGWNAPAEQPWLIESAKRASLNFFGKEAVYMGEGGSIPFMGMLGEKFPQAQFLITGLLGPESNAHGPNEFLHIPTGKKLTACVAQVIADHYKRS comes from the coding sequence ATGATAGAACAGAAAACAGCCTACATTGATCAACTTTGGGACAACAGCATCACTCCGACCCTGATGGAATACATCAGAATTCCAAACAAATCCCCCCAGTTTGACAAAAACTGGCGCGAACACGGTTATATGGATCAGGCAGTCACACTGATCAGCCAATGGTGTCACAGCAATGCCGTAGAAAACATGCAACTGGAAGTTGTGCGCCTAGAAAACCGTACCCCCGTTATTTTCATAGAAATACCCGGTAGCAATGACGATACGGTTTTATTATACGGCCACCTCGACAAACAGCCGGAAATGTCAGGCTGGGACACGGATTTGCATCCGTGGAAACCTGTTTTACGCGGAGACCGGCTCTATGGCCGGGGATCGGCAGATGACGGCTATTCCACATTTGCTTCTCTCGCTGCCATTAAATCATTACGCGAGCGGCAAATTCCTCATGCCCGCTGCGTCATTCTGATTGAAGCCTGTGAAGAAAGCGGCAGCAGCGACCTTCCATATTACATCAATGCGCTTGAACAGCGTATCGGCAAACCCAGCCTGGTGATTTGCCTGGATTCAGGATGCGGTAATTATGATCAACTATGGGTCACCACCTCTCTGCGCGGCCTGGTCGGCGGTGTCTTGAAAATCGATGTCTTGAGGCAAGGTGTGCACTCGGGTACCGGCAGCGGCATTGTTCCCTCTTGTTTTCGTGTTTTACGCCAGTTACTGGACAGGATAGAAAACCGTGAAAATGGCGACATTATCCTTTCTGATTTGCATGTAGATATCCCTCAGCAGCGCCTGCAGCAAGCCGATCAGGCCGCCCGTGTGCTGGGAAAATCAGTCTTTGAAGATTTACCTTTCCTTCCCGGCGTCCAGCCCGAATCCTCGTCCATTGCTGATTTGATAATTAGACGCACCTGGAAACCAGCACTCTCAGTCATAGGAATGGATGGGATTCCACTGATTGAAAACGCGGGCAATGTCACCCTGCCTACTCTTTCCGTCAAACTATCCATGCGGCTGCCGCCTTCGTGTGATGCTGAAAAAGCTATTCTGACTTTGAAAAACTGCCTGGAACGAAATCCACCCCTGGGCGCGAAAGTCCACTATGAAGTCACGGACAACGGCTCTGGCTGGAACGCACCCGCCGAACAACCCTGGCTGATTGAATCAGCAAAGCGTGCCTCACTGAACTTTTTTGGCAAGGAAGCTGTTTACATGGGTGAAGGCGGATCGATTCCATTCATGGGAATGCTGGGAGAAAAATTTCCTCAAGCCCAGTTTTTAATTACCGGTTTGCTAGGGCCGGAATCCAACGCTCACGGACCCAATGAGTTTCTTCATATTCCAACCGGCAAAAAATTAACCGCCTGCGTCGCCCAAGTCATTGCCGATCATTACAAGCGATCGTGA
- a CDS encoding host attachment protein has protein sequence MGNTVTWLLIADASKARLYSMHKARFLLDKHSKNLNLIGQFTHDASRMKGIDLVSDRMGTFGNGSFEETTLPKVHEAEQFALELLGHLKSARVENSYRDIIIVAPPSFMGLLHKHMPHEVDKLVVKRIEKDYTQYNGEELAQNLINHL, from the coding sequence ATGGGTAACACTGTCACCTGGTTATTGATTGCTGATGCAAGTAAAGCCCGCCTCTATTCCATGCATAAAGCCCGTTTTCTTCTCGACAAGCACTCCAAAAACCTTAACCTGATAGGCCAGTTCACTCATGATGCCAGCCGTATGAAGGGTATTGATCTGGTGAGCGACAGAATGGGGACTTTTGGAAACGGGTCCTTTGAAGAAACAACCTTGCCGAAAGTCCATGAAGCTGAACAATTCGCGCTTGAACTGCTTGGACATCTGAAAAGTGCGCGGGTTGAAAACAGTTACAGGGATATCATCATTGTCGCGCCGCCATCTTTCATGGGCTTGCTTCACAAACATATGCCGCATGAAGTAGATAAACTGGTAGTGAAACGGATTGAAAAAGATTATACCCAGTATAACGGCGAAGAACTCGCACAGAATTTAATTAATCACTTATAG
- a CDS encoding DMT family transporter, whose amino-acid sequence MTYKTKLAIAVAICLWASAFVGIRAGLQDYSPEGLALLRFLIASLCMGLIYFRMPVRSGMRIKDMCGLLGVGAVGIGVYNLTLNHGEMSISSGMASFITSQAPVITTLFAVLFLGEEIRLSRILGLFISICGVALITLGERGSFTWDASITYILVATLVAGLYSALQKPFLKRYHAIETTTFIIWGATLFLSIYFSDLSHDLLHASVKTTLMVGYLGIFPAAIAYVAWSYALSEIPVSRAVSFLYFMPFLATLMGWFFLGEVPVMLSMAGGILAIAGVWIINASYRASGIKSA is encoded by the coding sequence ATGACATATAAAACGAAACTGGCCATCGCCGTCGCAATCTGTTTATGGGCATCGGCGTTCGTTGGCATACGCGCCGGGCTTCAAGATTATTCACCGGAAGGGCTTGCCTTGCTGCGCTTTCTGATTGCATCTCTCTGCATGGGGCTTATTTACTTTCGCATGCCCGTGCGCTCAGGTATGCGCATCAAGGATATGTGCGGTCTCCTGGGTGTAGGCGCGGTAGGGATAGGCGTTTATAATCTCACGCTTAATCATGGTGAAATGTCCATTTCTTCAGGTATGGCCAGTTTTATTACCAGCCAGGCGCCTGTCATCACGACCTTGTTTGCCGTATTGTTTTTAGGGGAAGAAATCAGATTGTCCCGCATACTGGGATTATTCATCAGTATTTGCGGGGTGGCATTAATTACGCTGGGAGAGCGCGGCAGTTTTACCTGGGATGCCAGCATCACCTATATCCTGGTTGCTACTCTGGTCGCAGGATTATATTCCGCATTACAAAAGCCCTTTCTCAAGCGTTATCATGCGATAGAAACCACGACTTTTATCATTTGGGGCGCCACGCTGTTCTTGTCCATCTATTTTTCTGACCTCAGCCATGACTTGCTGCATGCTTCGGTCAAAACGACTTTAATGGTGGGTTATCTGGGAATATTTCCTGCCGCCATTGCGTATGTCGCATGGAGTTATGCTCTGTCTGAAATACCTGTTTCGCGGGCGGTCAGCTTTCTTTACTTTATGCCTTTTCTCGCTACCTTGATGGGATGGTTCTTCCTGGGAGAAGTTCCAGTCATGCTGTCGATGGCAGGCGGTATCCTGGCTATTGCCGGGGTCTGGATTATCAATGCGTCATATCGCGCGTCAGGCATCAAGTCTGCCTAG
- a CDS encoding putative bifunctional diguanylate cyclase/phosphodiesterase, whose protein sequence is MTNPNYSEREQELLRAVHNQELVLYYQPQFNVATSTFEGIEALIRWRHPERGLLTPDQFIPFAEQSDLIIHIGEWALSQACKQFKIWQGKGLSPVRVAVNVSGRQFLQQNFVEVVFGILAEVKLDPACLELEISENTIIREDDRTLIEMIQRLNKAGILIALDDFGTGHSSVNYLQHIPVNRIKIDKLYIKNIHSNDADVTVVKSLIKLAQDMNLQVVAEGVETLIQLQTLLSQECQEIQGYYFSQPLPAEKVEQFLLEFHIIDKK, encoded by the coding sequence ATGACAAACCCGAATTACAGCGAGAGAGAACAGGAGTTGCTGCGCGCCGTTCATAATCAGGAATTGGTTCTTTATTATCAGCCGCAGTTCAATGTGGCGACATCAACGTTTGAGGGTATAGAAGCACTGATTCGCTGGCGGCATCCTGAGCGCGGCCTGCTTACCCCCGATCAATTCATACCTTTCGCTGAACAGAGTGATTTGATCATACATATAGGCGAGTGGGCGTTAAGCCAGGCGTGCAAACAATTCAAGATTTGGCAAGGCAAGGGCTTATCACCTGTCAGAGTGGCGGTCAATGTTTCAGGGAGGCAATTCCTGCAACAGAATTTTGTGGAAGTCGTCTTTGGTATTCTTGCCGAGGTCAAGCTTGACCCGGCATGTCTGGAGCTTGAAATCAGTGAAAATACTATCATCAGAGAAGATGACAGAACTCTCATCGAGATGATTCAACGATTGAATAAAGCTGGTATACTAATCGCACTGGATGATTTTGGCACGGGTCACTCGAGTGTGAATTATTTGCAGCACATTCCAGTGAACAGAATTAAAATTGATAAACTTTATATCAAAAACATACACAGCAATGATGCGGATGTGACTGTAGTCAAATCCCTGATCAAGCTTGCTCAAGACATGAATTTGCAAGTGGTTGCGGAAGGTGTTGAAACACTTATCCAGTTACAGACATTGTTATCACAAGAGTGCCAGGAAATTCAGGGTTATTATTTTTCCCAGCCGCTTCCTGCTGAAAAAGTGGAACAATTTCTTTTGGAATTTCATATCATTGACAAAAAATAG
- a CDS encoding MFS transporter, giving the protein MMADNRGMSLPMFRSAYPWLIVCCGMLFYCYNYFLRVSPSVMQNELSQTFHITATQFGTLAGFYYWAYTPMQIPAGMIYDKFGVRIVLCAACLLAVFGLSIFIASDDFATAGLGRFMIGLGTAFAYIGTLKLASIWLPPNRFATVAGLTTAIGMTSGALAQKYLTKVVELIGYQQALHSAVIAGILLSVVIIVLVRNRPKSQIAFAANEMQNPIDLKQLLAALRTIFTNRQMWLIGIIGCLLYLPSSVFLDLWGIPYLKAVYQLKPEEAVAISNYTFYGWIISGPLIGAFSDRIKRRRFPLTFTGFFAALLLCIVFYLPNLTLSSLYGIFFMIGFCCGAHPLCFALGKENNPLQISGTAVAVTNMLIMAGGAIFQPVVGKLLDLHTTSPIGADGLPVYSSSDYTFALSIIPIGVALGIFLSVFLKETYCSSPAEEAEDTALKPDSILEPEVEPAK; this is encoded by the coding sequence ATGATGGCAGACAACCGAGGTATGTCGCTTCCCATGTTCAGGTCAGCCTACCCCTGGTTGATCGTGTGCTGCGGAATGCTGTTTTATTGTTACAATTATTTTCTCCGCGTCTCCCCTAGCGTCATGCAGAATGAATTAAGCCAAACCTTCCATATCACCGCCACCCAGTTTGGCACACTTGCCGGTTTCTATTACTGGGCATACACCCCCATGCAAATTCCCGCGGGCATGATTTATGACAAATTTGGCGTCCGTATCGTATTATGCGCAGCCTGCCTCCTGGCTGTATTTGGTTTAAGTATTTTTATTGCTTCAGATGATTTCGCGACAGCAGGCCTGGGACGTTTCATGATAGGCCTGGGTACGGCATTCGCCTACATCGGCACGCTGAAGCTCGCTTCCATCTGGCTGCCGCCTAATCGCTTTGCCACCGTCGCCGGCCTGACAACAGCCATAGGCATGACATCTGGCGCGCTGGCGCAAAAATATCTGACCAAAGTCGTTGAATTGATAGGTTATCAGCAAGCCTTGCATTCCGCTGTGATTGCCGGAATCCTGCTAAGCGTTGTCATCATTGTCCTTGTCAGAAACAGACCCAAATCCCAGATTGCTTTCGCTGCGAATGAAATGCAAAATCCCATAGACTTGAAGCAGTTATTGGCCGCGTTGCGCACAATCTTCACCAACCGGCAAATGTGGCTGATCGGCATCATAGGATGTCTGCTGTATCTTCCCTCTTCTGTCTTCCTTGATCTTTGGGGTATTCCCTACCTGAAAGCGGTTTATCAATTAAAACCCGAAGAAGCTGTCGCCATCTCCAACTATACATTTTATGGCTGGATTATTTCCGGACCACTTATTGGAGCTTTTTCAGACCGTATTAAACGCCGGCGCTTTCCTTTGACATTCACCGGGTTTTTCGCCGCGCTTCTGTTATGTATCGTTTTCTATCTGCCCAACCTGACTCTCTCCAGCCTGTATGGCATCTTTTTCATGATCGGTTTTTGCTGCGGCGCGCATCCCTTGTGTTTCGCTCTGGGCAAAGAAAACAACCCCCTTCAGATTTCTGGTACCGCAGTCGCCGTGACAAACATGCTGATCATGGCGGGCGGCGCCATCTTTCAACCGGTGGTGGGGAAATTACTGGATTTACACACTACCAGCCCCATAGGCGCTGACGGGTTACCGGTTTATTCTTCCAGTGATTATACCTTTGCTCTTAGCATCATCCCCATAGGCGTTGCTCTCGGCATATTTTTATCTGTGTTCCTGAAAGAAACCTATTGTTCTTCTCCTGCTGAAGAAGCGGAGGATACCGCACTCAAACCGGACTCAATATTGGAACCTGAGGTCGAACCCGCCAAATAA
- a CDS encoding universal stress protein — translation MFKRIMVAVDTSKSANSALAKAIKLAKEQKAKLCIIHVIDYSPLMMGGEGINIEALQKSTKDLGQIILNRAVARAKRKGMKAETRLIDKSGESMSHIAAMIIKTAKKWRASLLVVSSHAYKGVSRIMLGSVAEEIIRNTNIPVLLIQPGKSAPTK, via the coding sequence ATGTTCAAACGAATTATGGTCGCAGTGGATACCAGTAAATCGGCAAATTCGGCGCTTGCGAAAGCGATAAAACTGGCGAAAGAACAAAAGGCCAAATTATGTATTATCCATGTGATTGATTATAGCCCCCTGATGATGGGCGGTGAAGGCATTAATATTGAAGCATTACAGAAAAGCACAAAAGACCTTGGGCAAATCATACTGAACCGGGCTGTTGCCAGGGCCAAGCGCAAAGGCATGAAAGCTGAAACCCGATTGATAGACAAATCAGGTGAGTCAATGAGTCATATTGCGGCAATGATCATCAAGACGGCGAAAAAGTGGAGAGCAAGCCTGTTGGTTGTCAGTTCCCATGCATATAAGGGTGTGAGCCGCATCATGTTGGGCAGTGTTGCGGAAGAAATTATCCGTAATACCAATATTCCAGTGCTGCTTATACAGCCCGGAAAATCGGCGCCAACAAAGTAG
- a CDS encoding SLC13 family permease, with protein sequence MYQPYILFGILSVTLGLFVLGYWRYDFVALFALVVSVLTGIVPFDKAFSGFSNPAVITVGCVMVITYAITQSGVLNVVITKLEFLFKTPTIHIGFFTTMSAVLSAFMNNVGALGLMMPISIQSFINNKKSPSSILMPIAFSSELGGLITAIGTPPNLLISNFRHELTGSAFGLFDFTPVGLLLAILGVAFISLIGWRLVPEREKFNKSEDLFQISDYTTEVKVPKGSPLCNKTVKEFYTSSSADFELVAIIHKGVKKFAFGKTDNIHANDILIIQASHENLEKILESNKLTLAGDKPFSSAELSNSDIITLEAVVPPGAYIEGRSASMMNLRTRYSINLLALSRKGISFRQKLNDIRFAAGDVALLQGNAETLRDTVVDFGFLPLARRDIKIGLSRKSFLPLFFFAVSIALAAFQVLPIAFAFVVAVLALVIFKAIPVHSLYRGIDWSVLLLLAAIIPVGGAIESTGAADMISDGFMKIAGQYPLAIVLALVMFITITLSDFMNHAATAIVMAPVAVKIAHFSHVSVDPFLMAVAVGASCSFLTPIAHQNNTIVMGPGGYRFFDYIRLGLPLEILMIVAGVPLILWIWPLR encoded by the coding sequence ATGTATCAGCCATATATATTATTTGGGATATTAAGTGTCACGCTGGGATTATTTGTATTGGGGTACTGGCGGTATGATTTCGTGGCGTTATTTGCGCTGGTGGTTTCAGTTCTGACAGGCATTGTCCCATTTGACAAGGCGTTTTCAGGTTTCAGTAATCCCGCGGTCATTACTGTGGGGTGTGTCATGGTGATCACCTATGCGATTACCCAATCCGGCGTATTAAACGTTGTTATCACAAAACTGGAATTCCTGTTTAAAACGCCGACCATCCATATCGGTTTTTTTACGACGATGAGTGCTGTTCTCTCTGCGTTCATGAATAATGTAGGTGCGCTGGGGCTTATGATGCCGATCTCAATCCAGTCATTTATCAATAATAAAAAATCTCCATCCAGTATTCTTATGCCAATCGCATTCAGTTCCGAGCTGGGCGGATTGATAACTGCCATTGGGACACCACCCAATCTTCTGATTTCAAATTTCAGGCATGAGTTAACCGGGAGTGCTTTTGGTTTGTTTGATTTTACGCCTGTAGGTTTGTTGCTGGCCATTTTGGGAGTGGCATTTATTTCCCTGATTGGGTGGAGACTGGTTCCTGAGCGGGAAAAATTCAATAAATCGGAAGATTTATTCCAGATATCCGATTATACGACGGAAGTAAAAGTACCTAAGGGTTCGCCGCTATGCAACAAGACGGTCAAGGAATTTTATACGTCCAGCAGCGCCGATTTCGAACTGGTTGCGATTATCCACAAAGGCGTTAAAAAATTCGCCTTCGGTAAAACCGATAATATTCATGCGAATGATATCCTGATCATACAGGCGTCTCATGAAAACCTGGAAAAAATACTGGAATCCAACAAGTTAACGCTGGCGGGCGACAAGCCGTTTTCATCTGCTGAATTATCCAATAGCGATATCATTACCCTGGAAGCGGTGGTGCCGCCCGGGGCTTATATTGAAGGCCGTTCGGCGTCCATGATGAACTTGCGCACGCGTTATTCCATAAATTTGCTGGCTCTTTCGCGCAAGGGCATTTCCTTCAGGCAGAAATTGAATGATATCAGGTTTGCCGCCGGAGATGTGGCGCTTTTGCAAGGCAATGCCGAAACCCTGAGGGATACAGTCGTTGATTTCGGATTTTTACCTCTCGCAAGACGTGATATTAAAATCGGGTTATCACGTAAAAGTTTTTTGCCGTTGTTTTTTTTCGCTGTTTCCATCGCTCTCGCGGCTTTTCAGGTTTTACCCATAGCATTTGCATTTGTGGTTGCGGTGCTCGCGCTGGTGATATTCAAAGCCATTCCGGTGCATAGCCTGTATCGCGGCATTGACTGGTCGGTATTATTGTTATTGGCGGCGATCATTCCTGTCGGCGGCGCGATTGAGTCGACTGGCGCGGCGGATATGATTTCTGACGGATTCATGAAAATTGCAGGGCAATACCCGCTGGCAATAGTGCTTGCTCTGGTCATGTTTATCACGATCACACTGTCGGATTTTATGAATCATGCGGCGACAGCCATAGTGATGGCGCCAGTTGCGGTTAAAATTGCGCATTTTTCACATGTCAGTGTCGACCCTTTCCTGATGGCGGTGGCGGTGGGAGCATCGTGTTCTTTTCTCACGCCTATTGCGCATCAAAACAATACCATTGTCATGGGTCCGGGCGGTTACCGTTTTTTTGATTACATACGCTTAGGATTGCCACTTGAAATACTGATGATTGTTGCTGGCGTACCCCTCATTTTATGGATATGGCCATTAAGGTAA